The Micromonospora sp. WMMD961 genome has a segment encoding these proteins:
- a CDS encoding monovalent cation/H+ antiporter complex subunit F has product MTTFLAVVLTALLSVTALLALLRLYRGPSLVDRVIAADMLLATMIGAVGAEAAVNRHATTLPVLVVLSLLGFVGSVSLVRFAVREQQ; this is encoded by the coding sequence GTGACCACGTTCCTGGCCGTCGTCCTCACCGCTCTGTTGTCGGTGACCGCGCTGCTCGCGCTGCTCCGCCTCTACCGCGGCCCGTCGCTGGTGGACCGGGTGATCGCCGCGGACATGCTGCTCGCCACGATGATCGGCGCGGTGGGCGCCGAGGCGGCGGTCAACCGGCACGCCACCACCCTGCCGGTGCTGGTCGTGCTCTCGCTGCTCGGCTTCGTGGGCTCGGTGTCGCTGGTCCGCTTCGCCGTGCGGGAGCAGCAGTGA
- the mnhG gene encoding monovalent cation/H(+) antiporter subunit G — MATIADWLGAFCLVAGALLGLAAGIGVLRFPDALSRMHAATKPQVLGVLLLLLGIGLRLRSPADLGMILLVAVFQLATAPVAAQMIGRAAYRSGRLDRSLLDADELAERGSGGGSTGPA, encoded by the coding sequence ATCGCGACGATCGCGGACTGGCTCGGCGCGTTCTGCCTGGTGGCCGGCGCGCTGCTCGGCCTGGCCGCCGGGATCGGCGTACTGCGGTTCCCGGATGCGCTGTCCCGGATGCACGCGGCCACCAAGCCGCAGGTGCTCGGGGTGCTCCTGCTGCTGCTGGGCATCGGGTTGCGGCTGCGGTCGCCGGCGGATCTGGGCATGATCCTGCTGGTGGCGGTCTTCCAGTTGGCGACCGCGCCCGTGGCGGCCCAGATGATCGGGCGGGCAGCGTACCGGTCGGGGCGGCTCGACCGGAGCCTGCTGGATGCCGATGAGCTGGCCGAACGCGGATCGGGCGGCGGTTCGACGGGTCCGGCGTGA
- a CDS encoding hemolysin family protein, with protein sequence MLIVVGLLLIVVLTAATGYFVAQEFGYVAVDRGKLRQLADDGDAAAARALTVTSRLSFMLSGAQLGITVTALLVGYVAEPYLGGGLADLLGVAGVSEAVSLPLSVALALVIATVVQMVLGELAPKNLAIARAEQLARALSRSTLIYLAVAGPLIRLFDRASIRLLRRVGIEPIEELPSGATPADLEQIIAESREEGSLDAEMSTLLDRGLDFRELTAGEAMVPRVDVHTVRAHEPVSRVVELLDTGHSRFPVRGAEGVDDLIGVVGIADVLGVPPQERATTPVSAVAGPPLLVPETLPLPTVLDRLRSGHRQMACVVDEYGGFAGVITLEDIAEELVGPIRDEDDPPERAPARQDDGSWVVPARWRIDEVADSTGIALPEAPEYDTLSGLVMRELGRVPEVGDRLEISLLPDGADGEANDAEPRALVEVLAVDRHVADSVRLQLTKPEVTA encoded by the coding sequence GTGTTGATCGTCGTCGGTCTTCTCTTGATCGTTGTTCTCACTGCCGCCACCGGTTACTTCGTGGCGCAGGAGTTCGGCTACGTCGCCGTGGACCGGGGCAAGCTGCGTCAGCTCGCCGATGACGGCGACGCCGCCGCCGCCCGGGCCCTGACCGTCACCAGCCGGCTCTCCTTCATGCTCTCCGGTGCCCAACTCGGTATCACCGTCACCGCCCTGCTCGTCGGATACGTCGCCGAGCCGTACCTGGGCGGTGGCCTCGCCGACCTGCTCGGCGTGGCGGGCGTCAGCGAGGCGGTCAGCCTTCCGCTCTCGGTGGCGTTGGCCCTGGTCATCGCCACCGTCGTGCAGATGGTCCTCGGCGAGCTGGCCCCGAAGAACCTGGCCATCGCACGGGCCGAGCAACTGGCCCGGGCGCTGAGCCGGTCCACCCTGATCTACCTGGCCGTCGCCGGGCCGCTGATCCGGCTCTTCGACCGGGCGTCGATCCGGCTGCTCCGCCGGGTCGGCATCGAGCCGATCGAGGAGCTGCCCAGCGGCGCCACTCCGGCGGACCTGGAACAGATCATCGCCGAGTCCCGCGAGGAGGGCAGCCTCGACGCCGAGATGTCCACGCTGCTCGACCGAGGTCTGGACTTCCGGGAGTTGACCGCCGGGGAGGCCATGGTGCCCCGCGTCGACGTGCACACCGTACGGGCGCACGAGCCGGTCAGCCGGGTGGTCGAGCTGCTGGACACCGGCCACTCCCGCTTCCCGGTTCGCGGTGCGGAGGGCGTCGACGACCTGATCGGCGTCGTCGGCATCGCCGACGTGCTCGGCGTACCCCCGCAGGAGCGGGCGACCACTCCGGTGAGCGCGGTGGCCGGGCCGCCGTTGCTCGTGCCGGAGACGTTGCCTCTGCCCACGGTGCTGGACCGCCTGCGGTCCGGGCACCGGCAGATGGCGTGCGTGGTCGACGAGTACGGCGGCTTCGCCGGCGTCATCACCCTGGAGGACATCGCCGAGGAGCTGGTCGGCCCGATCCGGGATGAGGACGACCCACCGGAGCGGGCGCCCGCCCGACAGGACGACGGGTCCTGGGTGGTGCCGGCGCGCTGGCGGATCGACGAGGTCGCCGACAGCACCGGCATCGCCCTGCCCGAGGCACCGGAGTACGACACCCTGTCCGGGTTGGTGATGCGGGAACTGGGCCGGGTGCCGGAGGTCGGTGACCGCCTGGAGATCAGCCTGCTGCCGGACGGCGCGGACGGCGAGGCCAACGACGCGGAGCCCCGCGCGTTGGTCGAGGTGCTGGCCGTGGATCGGCACGTGGCCGATTCGGTGCGGCTGCAGCTCACCAAGCCGGAGGTGACCGCGTGA
- a CDS encoding hemolysin family protein: protein MSPGIALFSSVILLALNGFFVAAEFALVASKRYRLEQAAANGGRAARAALDGVRELSLMLAGAQLGITLCTLGLGALAEPAIEHLLSPLLHAVGLPDAASHLIALVFALGVVTFLHLVVGEMAPKSWAITDAERSATLLALPFRAFARVSRPVLSALNALANAILRLFGVNQQDQLAQVHGPDELRILLEQSREHGLLGAEQHQLLTSMLELQGTSVAQVMEPFATMVTVRRDDPAGRIEEVSRDSGRSRLAVLDEQGDVCGLVHVREAVRVVTTGRVATAGELMTPAFTLPATSSVTEAVAAMRARQSQLALVRNGGGPARPIGFVALEDLLEEVIGEFDDETDTVPRGRRLR from the coding sequence GTGAGCCCCGGGATCGCGCTGTTCAGTTCGGTGATCCTGCTGGCGCTGAACGGGTTCTTCGTGGCCGCCGAGTTCGCCCTGGTGGCGAGCAAGCGCTACCGCCTGGAGCAGGCGGCGGCGAACGGCGGCCGGGCGGCACGTGCCGCGTTGGACGGCGTCCGCGAGTTGTCGCTGATGTTGGCCGGCGCGCAGCTCGGCATCACGCTGTGCACCCTGGGTCTCGGCGCGCTGGCCGAGCCGGCGATCGAGCACCTGCTCAGCCCACTGCTGCACGCGGTGGGCCTGCCGGACGCGGCCAGCCACCTGATCGCCCTGGTCTTCGCTCTCGGCGTGGTCACCTTCCTGCACCTGGTGGTGGGGGAGATGGCGCCGAAGTCCTGGGCGATCACCGACGCGGAGCGCTCGGCGACGCTGCTCGCGTTGCCGTTCCGCGCCTTCGCCCGGGTCTCGCGGCCGGTGCTGTCCGCGCTGAACGCCCTGGCCAACGCGATCCTGCGGCTGTTCGGGGTGAACCAGCAGGATCAGCTCGCCCAGGTGCACGGCCCGGACGAGCTGCGGATCCTGCTGGAGCAGTCCCGCGAGCACGGGCTGCTCGGCGCGGAGCAGCACCAGTTGTTGACGAGCATGCTGGAGTTGCAGGGGACGTCGGTGGCGCAGGTGATGGAACCGTTCGCCACGATGGTCACGGTCCGTCGGGACGACCCGGCCGGGCGGATCGAGGAGGTCAGCCGGGACAGCGGCCGGTCTCGGCTGGCGGTGCTGGACGAGCAGGGCGACGTCTGTGGCCTGGTGCACGTCCGGGAGGCGGTACGGGTGGTCACCACCGGCCGCGTCGCGACCGCCGGCGAGTTGATGACCCCCGCGTTCACCCTGCCCGCGACGTCCTCGGTCACCGAGGCGGTGGCGGCGATGCGGGCTCGGCAGTCGCAGCTCGCGTTGGTGCGCAACGGCGGTGGCCCGGCTCGACCGATCGGTTTCGTGGCTCTGGAGGACCTCCTGGAGGAGGTCATCGGCGAGTTCGACGACGAGACCGACACGGTTCCGCGCGGGCGGCGCCTGCGCTGA